The proteins below come from a single Candidatus Kirkpatrickella diaphorinae genomic window:
- a CDS encoding ABC transporter ATP-binding protein, producing the protein MSEPPVFSLSNIVKIYESGDEKLRVLDGASITLQEGEIVALIAPSGTGKSTLLHIAGLLERPDAGQIAIAGRDVTRFYDAERSALRRDEIGFVYQFHHLLAEFTALENVVLPQRIGRVPASVARRNAADLLAQFGLSHRQDHLPGRLSGGEKQRVAIARALANHPKIILADEPTGNLDGKTSDLVFDNLLEVVRKARATALIATHNEALARRMDRVIALQDGKLHTV; encoded by the coding sequence ATGAGTGAGCCGCCCGTTTTCTCCCTCTCCAACATCGTCAAAATTTACGAGTCCGGCGATGAAAAACTGCGCGTCCTTGATGGGGCATCGATCACCCTCCAGGAGGGCGAAATCGTCGCGCTCATCGCCCCCAGCGGGACAGGGAAATCGACCTTGCTGCATATTGCCGGATTGCTGGAGCGCCCCGATGCGGGACAGATCGCGATTGCAGGGCGCGACGTAACGCGCTTCTACGATGCGGAGCGTTCAGCCCTGCGCCGGGATGAAATCGGGTTTGTCTACCAATTCCATCACCTCCTCGCTGAATTCACCGCGCTGGAGAATGTCGTGCTCCCTCAACGTATCGGGCGTGTGCCGGCTTCGGTCGCGCGCAGAAATGCAGCGGATCTGCTCGCGCAATTCGGCCTGTCTCATCGTCAGGACCATCTACCCGGTCGCCTCTCCGGCGGGGAGAAACAGCGCGTGGCGATTGCCCGCGCCCTGGCCAATCACCCCAAAATTATCCTCGCTGATGAGCCGACGGGAAATCTCGACGGCAAAACATCTGACCTCGTTTTTGATAACCTGCTGGAGGTGGTGCGCAAAGCGCGCGCAACGGCGTTGATCGCGACCCATAATGAGGCGCTGGCCCGACGCATGGACCGCGTCATCGCCTTGCAGGACGGGAAACTTCACACCGTCTGA
- a CDS encoding lipoprotein-releasing ABC transporter permease subunit, giving the protein MFNAFERSVAGRYLRARRGERFVSIIAIFSLIGIALGVATLIIVMAVMNGFRDDLMSRVLGLNGELNIYSGRHVITAYQDDVARIRAIKGVTRVTPMAEGTILLDAAGYSAGGLMRGISAGDFAALHALSDNIVAGRLEDFHGPDAIAIGAALSTKSGLQLGSKVTLLSPQGRATPFGTMPRIRSYTVSLIFDAGVNDYDSSIVFLPLEAAQKFLMTPNGVSFIQVGLDDPMKARAVGREIAQRLGDPQLRVMDWTRSNNAFLGALDVQQNVMFLILTLIILVAAFNVISSMIMMVKDKTRDIAVLRTLGATRGAIMRIFLMCGASVGVCGTMIGFIIGVVFCLNIERIQHGIEHLTHTNLFNPEFYYLEHLPAHLVWSQVMDVLVLSLILSFSATLYPAWRAARTDPVEALRHE; this is encoded by the coding sequence ATGTTCAATGCTTTTGAGAGAAGTGTCGCGGGGAGATATTTGCGCGCCCGAAGGGGTGAGCGCTTTGTGTCGATCATCGCGATTTTCTCTCTCATCGGCATTGCATTGGGCGTGGCGACGCTGATCATCGTCATGGCGGTCATGAATGGTTTCCGTGATGACCTGATGTCCCGCGTCCTCGGTTTAAATGGTGAGCTGAATATTTACTCAGGCCGCCATGTCATTACCGCCTATCAGGACGATGTCGCCCGGATCCGCGCGATCAAAGGCGTTACGCGCGTCACGCCCATGGCAGAGGGGACGATATTGCTCGACGCTGCGGGCTATAGTGCTGGCGGTTTGATGCGCGGCATCTCAGCAGGTGATTTCGCCGCGCTTCATGCTTTAAGCGATAATATCGTCGCCGGACGGCTGGAGGATTTTCACGGGCCGGACGCCATCGCCATCGGGGCGGCTTTATCGACGAAATCAGGGCTGCAACTTGGCAGCAAAGTGACGCTGCTTTCCCCCCAGGGACGCGCAACGCCCTTCGGCACCATGCCACGCATCCGAAGTTACACGGTTTCCCTTATTTTCGATGCCGGGGTGAATGATTATGACTCCAGCATTGTCTTCCTGCCATTGGAGGCGGCGCAGAAATTTCTGATGACGCCCAACGGCGTGTCCTTCATTCAAGTCGGGCTGGATGACCCGATGAAGGCCCGGGCGGTCGGCCGTGAAATAGCGCAGCGACTGGGTGACCCGCAATTGCGCGTCATGGATTGGACGCGCAGCAATAATGCTTTTCTCGGCGCGTTGGATGTGCAGCAGAATGTCATGTTTCTGATCCTGACGCTGATCATCCTTGTCGCGGCCTTTAATGTGATTTCCTCCATGATCATGATGGTTAAGGATAAAACGCGGGATATTGCGGTGTTGCGCACGCTGGGTGCGACGCGCGGCGCGATCATGCGCATTTTCCTGATGTGCGGCGCCTCTGTCGGGGTTTGCGGCACGATGATCGGCTTTATCATCGGTGTCGTTTTCTGCCTCAATATTGAGCGCATCCAACATGGCATTGAGCATCTGACCCACACAAATCTCTTCAATCCCGAATTTTACTATCTTGAGCATCTGCCCGCACATCTTGTCTGGTCTCAGGTTATGGATGTGCTTGTCCTCTCACTCATTCTGTCATTCAGCGCCACCCTTTACCCCGCCTGGCGGGCAGCGCGGACGGACCCGGTCGAGGCTTTGCGTCATGAGTGA